The following is a genomic window from Pseudothermotoga thermarum DSM 5069.
CTCGCCAATTAATCCACGTATCAAATAAGCTAATCCCAAACCTGCTAACATTTCTATAGGTACAGCAATCAAAAGTAATAAACCAGTATATTCGATTGAAGAAATAGCTAATGGATCGCGGAAAATGTCAGCATAATTTCTCAAACCTATAAATTTTCCAGTATTTGGTTTGGAAAGATCTAAGTCTGTGAAAGATGAATAAAGCATATACACAAAAGGATAAATAGTCATAACAAGAAAAAGAACTATCGCAGGTAGCACCAGGGTCAAAGCAATTTTTCTGTTTAACATCAGCATAGGATATCCACCTCAAATATGAACGGGAGAGCTTGGCGCCCTCCCGTTCAATTTTTAAATCATTTGCCAAGGATTCTTTCCCATTCATCTGCAAGTTTTTGTAGCGTTTCAATTGTCAATGGTAGTTCTCCAGCAAGGATTTTTGCAAAGTAAATGTTGGTGACGTCTTCAAGTTTGGGTTCTTCTGGTATTCTTGGCCTGAATGTCTCATCGGCGTATATAGCTGGCAAAGCAGAAACCCATGGTATTGCTTTTTGAGCTTCCGGATCTTCTAGCGTTGACTTTCTAACGGGAGCTATTGCAAATCTGATGAGTTTTTCTTTGTCTGCCCATTTTGAAGTAGCAAATTGTATGAATCTAAAGGCAGCTCTTTGTTTCTCTTTTGTTGTGAACGCGTTGATTCCTAAAGCCCAGTTTCCTGCCACAGATCTGCCAGGCATTGGAGCTATTCCAATCTTTTTGTCTGCTGGTTGCAACACCGGTGAAGATGCAAATTGCAAATATGGGTTAGTCCACTGTGGAACCATTGCCACTATTCCTTTGGCAAAGTATTCTATCGTTTCTCCGTAATCTGATCCAAGAGGATCAGGTGCATACGGCAACAAGGCTTTTATGTCTTCAAAAGCTTTCAAACCAAATTCGTTTGCAAAGGCTGGTTTTCTATCCGCTGTGAAATAATCTCCATAATCGATGTCAACTGGGCCAAGTTTTGCCAAACCTTCTGGGCTTCTTCTGTACGGACCAAAGAACAACAAATACATGTAGAACATTGTGTGAGTTGTTGGGAACATCAAAGCTATTCCGTACTCTGTTGGAGAATTTTTGTTGTATTTCTTTGTGAAGAATCTGGCAACATCTACAGCCTCTGCCCAAGTTGTTGGTACTCTTAAAGGCCTACCAAACATTTGTTCAAACTGTTGTTTAATTTTTGGATCTTCGAACAAATCTTTTCTGTAGTAGAACAGCATTGTGTTGTTAAAATACGGGAAGCCTACTAGCTTACCATCCCATATGCTTAAATCTCTTGCGAGTGGAAGTAAGTCATCAAAGTCGTAATCTGGGTCAACTAAATCTGGATTTTCTTTCATGAATTGGAACAAATCCACACACCCTTGACTAACTGCCCCAGCTGTCATGACGTCCCAGTTGAAAACATCAAACGCAGCTGATTTTGCGGCAATGTCAGCCAAAATTCTTGGATAGAGTACTTCCCACGACAGGACTGTGATTTCCACTTTTACATCGGGATTTCGCTTCATGAATTCTTCGGCAAGCCACTTGAGTGAATCAGCATTGTCTGAGCAAGCAACGACGCTGATAGTTACTTGGGCAAAAACTATAGAAGCTACCAAGGCAACCAGCAACAAAAGCACTTTCAACCTCATAAAAACACCTCCTCGCTAGAAAAGTTATGGAAATGCATAAATTAATCATTTTTGCCCATATTTTGTGTGATATTGATTGTACAATTTATCAACCTCCTGTGGATCCATTGCAATAGGATTACCAGCTAAAATTGCATAATAGCTTGCTTTTGCAACTTCTTCAAGAAAGATTGCCTTTTTTAAAGCATCCTCCAAAGATGTGCCTGCAATGAGTACTCCGTGCTTTCTCAATAGAACTGTTCCAGATTTTCCCATTACTTTCATTGCAGCTTTGCCTATGGCTTCAGAACCAACGGGTGCATACTCTGTGATCGGAATTTTTTCACCAAAAACATCTGCGTGTGCTGTGCAAAGCACAGGTATTTCCCTTTCCAAAATTGCCCAAACAGTTGCGAATGTTGAATGAGTGTGGATAACAGAATAAACCCAATCGAGATTTTTGTACAGATACAAGTGCGTAGCTGTATCAACCGATGGCTTTTTATTCCCTTCGACAATGTTTCCGTCCAAATCCACCACGACGAAATCTTCAGGCTTCAACGAAGAATAAGGCACTCCCGATGGTTTTATTATCACATGATTTTGTATTCTCACACTGATATTTCCGCTTGTATAAGCAACCAAGTTGTATCTTTCAAGCATCATATGAGCTTCGTAAAGCTCTTGCTTTTGTTTTTCGTACATTCAGCTTCCCCCTTTTATGATCTTTCTACTTCTATCACAGTGCAAGAGTGTGGTTCGAAGGTAAATTCAAATTCCTCATCAACTATTGTTGTCTTTTCAACAATATCTACAACATTCGGTTTTTCCAAAGTATTTCTTGCTTTGATATCTGGACCGTTGAGTACGTAAACTTTTGCTTGCTTCTTTCCACAACCTTTGATTTTGATTGGACAACGTATTTCTGAATCTTTGTTGTAGTTTACAACTGCCAGATACAACTTTTTCCCATCTTCTGAAATCGTTGCAGTTGCGTCCAAAAGCTTTGCATCGTAGACTTTAAACGGCGTTTTGAAGTAGAACATTTTTCCTTCTATATCGTAAGTTTCTGTTTCAACAATTGTTTCAACGAGTTTTTCTCCGCTGTGATTAACTATTAACTCGAAAGCTTTATAAACGGGCGTCAAAATTATTCCGTTTTTCTCCGTGTGTATTGCTCCAAGTGCGTTGACAAGCTGAGCGAGATTTGCTATTGGAACAATGTCGCTGATTCTTTGAAGCATTATCAAAACTCCGCAGGCGAAAATACCATCGGTTAGATCGTAAGGTTCTTCAAGTTTGTTATCCATTACTCTGTACCAAACATTCCATTCATCGAGCGCGATTTTTATT
Proteins encoded in this region:
- a CDS encoding ABC transporter substrate-binding protein, producing MRLKVLLLLVALVASIVFAQVTISVVACSDNADSLKWLAEEFMKRNPDVKVEITVLSWEVLYPRILADIAAKSAAFDVFNWDVMTAGAVSQGCVDLFQFMKENPDLVDPDYDFDDLLPLARDLSIWDGKLVGFPYFNNTMLFYYRKDLFEDPKIKQQFEQMFGRPLRVPTTWAEAVDVARFFTKKYNKNSPTEYGIALMFPTTHTMFYMYLLFFGPYRRSPEGLAKLGPVDIDYGDYFTADRKPAFANEFGLKAFEDIKALLPYAPDPLGSDYGETIEYFAKGIVAMVPQWTNPYLQFASSPVLQPADKKIGIAPMPGRSVAGNWALGINAFTTKEKQRAAFRFIQFATSKWADKEKLIRFAIAPVRKSTLEDPEAQKAIPWVSALPAIYADETFRPRIPEEPKLEDVTNIYFAKILAGELPLTIETLQKLADEWERILGK
- a CDS encoding L-ribulose-5-phosphate 4-epimerase codes for the protein MYEKQKQELYEAHMMLERYNLVAYTSGNISVRIQNHVIIKPSGVPYSSLKPEDFVVVDLDGNIVEGNKKPSVDTATHLYLYKNLDWVYSVIHTHSTFATVWAILEREIPVLCTAHADVFGEKIPITEYAPVGSEAIGKAAMKVMGKSGTVLLRKHGVLIAGTSLEDALKKAIFLEEVAKASYYAILAGNPIAMDPQEVDKLYNQYHTKYGQK